The following proteins are encoded in a genomic region of Pseudorca crassidens isolate mPseCra1 chromosome 5, mPseCra1.hap1, whole genome shotgun sequence:
- the LOC137225602 gene encoding proline-rich protein 23C-like, whose amino-acid sequence MGSRPRSPIAYLADWWGPQPRGPGPGKRHRMEEPEAEAVPSMDNVPEPLAKGALTSMVVLPAGCGLHLPLDDVDLLLEPEPTSVLQVSLGDHILMLVPEALLGSGMEGPWGQGLERAAFLSTPGEYMALEPGFLCAAVPEIACQEEANKEEADAEFLPPGMDAEAGYVTGLRSPAARVSGPSAQGFVPEPWPRAPNPSPERGSPHHDDNLYLHLPEPFPDPPLQPLPPSPCPGPHERPQRPLMVLCSRAENA is encoded by the coding sequence ATGGGCAGCCGGCCCCGCAGCCCCATCGCCTACCTTGCGGACTGGTGGGGGCCGCAGCCCAGAGGACCTGGCCCTGGTAAGCGCCATCGAATGGAGGAACCCGAAGCTGAGGCGGTGCCCAGCATGGACAACGTGCCTGAGCCCCTGGCCAAGGGCGCGCTAACCTCCATGGTGGTCCTGCCCGCCGGCTGTGGCCTGCACCTGCCCCTGGACGACGTCGACCTGCTGCTGGAGCCCGAGCCCACGTCCGTGCTGCAAGTGTCTCTCGGAGATCACATCCTCATGCTGGTCCCCGAGGCCCTCCTGGGCTCGGGTATGGAAGGCCCGTGGGGACAGGGCCTGGAACGGGCCGCTTTCCTGAGCACTCCAGGGGAGTACATGGCCCTGGAGCCGGGATTCTTGTGCGCAGCTGTCCCAGAGATCGCCTGCCAAGAAGAGGCCAACAAGGAGGAAGCAGACGCCGAGTTCCTGCCGCCTGGGATGGATGCTGAAGCCGGCTACGTCACAGGGCTCCGCAGCCCCGCGGCAAGGGTGTCAGGCCCCAGCGCGCAGGGCTTTGTCCCAGAGCCCTGGCCTCGGGCGCCCAACCCCAGTCCAGAGAGAGGCTCTCCTCACCATGACGACAACCTGTACTTGCACCTTCCGGAGCCCTTCCCCGACCCACCACTCCAACCTCTACCTCCCTCTCCTTGTCCGGGTCCTCACGAGCGCCCCCAACGCCCTCTCATGGTCCTCTGCTCAAGGGCGGAAAATGCCTGA
- the LOC137224394 gene encoding proline-rich protein 23B-like has translation MGSRPRSPSAYPADWWGPQAEGPGPAKRRRTEEPEGPESESESEATPSLDNLTEPPTADALTSVVVLPAGCGLHLSLDDVDVLLEPEPTSVLQVSLGDHILMLVPEALLGSGVEGPLGQGLGRAAFLSPPGEYMALAPGFFCAAVPEIACQEEANKEEADAEFLPPGMDAEAGSVAGLRSPTARVSGPSAQGFVPEPWPRAPTPSPEKGSPHHDDNLGFHLLEPFPDSPLQPLPPSPSPPGPHERPQHPHGPKRKAQRCLFPE, from the coding sequence ATGGGCAGCCGGCCCCGCAGCCCCAGTGCCTACCCTGCGGACTGGTGGGGACCGCAGGCCGAAGGACCCGGCCCCGCCAAGCGCCGCCGCACGGAGGAGCCCGAGGGCCCCGAGTCCGAGTCCGAGTCCGAGGCGACGCCCAGCCTGGACAACCTGACGGAACCTCCGACCGCGGACGCGCTCACTTCCGTAGTGGTCCTGCCCGCCGGCTGTGGCCTGCACCTGTCCCTAGACGACGTCGACGTGCTCCTTGAGCCCGAGCCCACGTCCGTGCTGCAAGTGTCTCTCGGAGATCACATCCTCATGCTGGTCCCCGAGGCCCTCCTGGGCTCGGGTGTGGAAGGCCCGTTGGGACAGGGCCTGGGACGGGCCGCTTTCCTGAGCCCTCCCGGGGAGTACATGGCCCTGGCGCCGGGATTCTTCTGCGCAGCTGTCCCAGAGATCGCCTGCCAAGAAGAGGCCAACAAGGAGGAAGCAGACGCCGAGTTCCTGCCGCCTGGGATGGATGCTGAAGCCGGCTCCGTCGCTGGGCTCCGCAGCCCCACCGCAAGGGTGTCGGGCCCCAGCGCGCAGGGCTTTGTCCCAGAGCCCTGGCCTCGGGCGCCCACCCCTAGTCCAGAGAAAGGCTCTCCTCACCACGACGACAACCTGGGCTTCCACCTTCTGGAGCCCTTCCCCGACTCACCACTCCAACCTCTACCTCCCTCTCCGAGTCCTCCGGGTCCTCACGAGCGCCCCCAACACCCCCATGGTCCTAAGCGCAAGGCCCAGAGATGTCTGTTCCCGGAATGA